A single Anopheles arabiensis isolate DONGOLA chromosome 2, AaraD3, whole genome shotgun sequence DNA region contains:
- the LOC120895507 gene encoding DNA methyltransferase 1-associated protein 1: MADVRDILELERPVTPELTKEALLNSKKRTVERKIVAKRPEGMHREVFALLYNDNKDAPPLLPTDTVSGYKKTKARLGMKKVRRWEWAPFVNPARTDGAVFHHWKRVTDEPKEYPFARFNKQLDIPTYTLNDYNAHLKTTKWTKQQTDHLFDLAKRFDVRFIIMCDRWERANYGIKSVEDLKERYYEVVGILNKVRNANGQGGVEKKVYVFDAEHERRRKEQLKKLFDRTSKQVEEEQQLLNELKKIEARKKERERKTQDLQKLISQADQQQTEHHQKEQQQHHSQTQPHGTQNTSHKKQDKKLNKKKIQQQPRTSKVDSVVSAVESAGIKFTDLRGTGVSLRSQKMKLPANVGQKKAKALEQALQEFKVDPNPPPVEDICVAFNELRSDMVLLCELRTALATCNFELESLKHQYEALCPGKTLNIPAALVNPPADDSAGGMDVEGSMV; the protein is encoded by the exons ATGGCTGATGTGCGGGATATTCTTGAGCTGGAGCGTCCGGTGACGCCGGAGTTAACGAAGGAAGCACTGCTCAACTCTAAGAAACGCACTGTCGAAAG AAAAATTGTGGCCAAACGTCCTGAAGGTATGCACCGGGAGGTGTTTGCTCTGCTGTACAATGACAACAAAGATGCACCACCGCTTCTGCCAACGGATACCGTTTCCGGCTACAAGAAGACGAAGGCCCGATTGGGCATGAAAAAGGTGCGCCGCTGGGAGTGGGCACCGTTCGTTAATCCGGCCCGTACTGACGGGGCCGTCTTTCACCACTGGAAGCGCGTGACAGATGAGCCGAAGGAGTATCCGTTCGCCCGGTTTAACAAGCAGCTGGACATTCCCACTTACACGCTGAACGATTACAATGCGCATCTCAAAACCACGAAGTGGACCAAACAGCAGACGGACCATCTGTTCGATCTGGCCAAACGGTTCGACGTTCGGTTCATCATCATGTGTGACCGTTGGGAGCGGGCAAACTATGGCATCAAATCGGTGGAAGATCTGAAGGAGCGCTACTACGAGGTGGTGGGCATATTGAACAAAGTACGCAACGCCAACGGGCAGGGCGGTGTCGAGAAGAAGGTGTACGTGTTCGATGCGGAGCACGAGCGGCGCCGAAAGGAGCAGCTGAAGAAGCTGTTCGACCGCACATCGAagcaggtggaggaggagcaACAGTTGCTGAACGAGCTGAAGAAGATCGAAGCACGCAAGAAGGAGCGCGAGCGCAAGACGCAAGATCTGCAGAAGCTCATCTCGCAGGCCGACCAGCAACAGACGGAACACCATcagaaggagcagcagcagcatcatagCCAAACGCAGCCCCACGGTACCCAGAACACATCGCACAAAAAGCAGGACAAAAAGCTGAACAAGAAAAAGATCCAACAGCAGCCACGCACGTCCAAGGTGGATTCGGTGGTAAGCGCAGTGGAGAGCGCTGGCATTAAGTTTACGGATCTGCGTGGCACGGGTGTGTCGTTGAGATCGCAAAAGATGAAACTGCCCGCCAACGTGGGCCAGAAGAAAGCGAAGGCGCTCGAGCAGGCACTGCAGGAGTTCAAGGTGGACCCGAATCCACCCCCGGTAGAAGATATCTGTGTGGCGTTCAATGAGCTGCGATCGGATATGGTGCTGCTGTGCGAATTGCGGACCGCACTGGCCACCTGTAACTTTGAGCTGGAGAGCCTGAAACATCAGTATGAAGCGCTGTGCCCGGGTAAGACGCTAAATATTCCGGCCGCACTGGTCAATCCACCGGCGGATGATTCGGCCGGTGGGATGGATGTTGAAGGATCGATGGTTTGA